The Thiogranum longum genome includes a region encoding these proteins:
- a CDS encoding chemotaxis protein CheW, with protein MSNAVANVNSKDDIVQWVTFRLADETYGINVMQVQEVLRVSEIAPVPGAPHYVLGIINLRGNVVTVIDTRTRLGLATTEVTDSTRIVIIETARHVVGILVDCVAEVVDVATSEVESAPNVGSDESANYIQGVASRENELLILVDLNKLLTDEEWDELASL; from the coding sequence ATGTCCAACGCGGTTGCCAATGTAAATTCAAAAGACGATATAGTTCAGTGGGTTACATTTCGCCTTGCGGATGAAACCTACGGTATCAACGTGATGCAGGTGCAGGAAGTCCTGCGAGTATCCGAGATCGCACCCGTCCCCGGCGCACCCCATTACGTGCTTGGCATTATCAACCTGCGCGGCAATGTTGTGACAGTCATCGACACCCGCACTCGACTGGGTCTGGCAACAACGGAAGTAACCGATTCAACCCGTATCGTGATTATCGAGACCGCCAGGCACGTTGTCGGGATTCTCGTCGACTGCGTGGCTGAGGTAGTCGATGTTGCAACCTCCGAGGTTGAATCGGCACCAAATGTCGGTAGCGACGAAAGTGCCAATTACATTCAGGGTGTCGCCAGTCGTGAGAACGAGTTGCTGATCCTTGTGGACCTGAACAAACTGCTCACCGACGAAGAGTGGGACGAGCTGGCCAGTCTCTGA